One Hordeum vulgare subsp. vulgare chromosome 4H, MorexV3_pseudomolecules_assembly, whole genome shotgun sequence DNA window includes the following coding sequences:
- the LOC123448326 gene encoding uncharacterized protein LOC123448326 yields the protein MFDIAAQNLIIVAKAQNPISCEKICDYARVLVQVDAFALLLGKYGHNYLPPLNFFPGSAPGNAIAGGSVLTWASPEKRLIAGGSVLTWASPEKILIAGGSVLTWASPEKRLLLVFMRKRGCDYKMKGNLHMLARDVGNRRTTHTGQARDQVMYGLEVSSNKQYFPFLLLSFCFLYLNL from the exons ATGTTTGACATTGCAGCGCAGAATCTGATAATAGTCGCAAAAGCGCAGAATCCGATATCATGTGAAAAAATATGTGATTATGCCCGTGTTTTAGTTCAGGTGGATGCCTTTGCCTTGTTGCTTGGTAAATATGGCCATAATTATTTGCCCCCTCTAAATTTTTTTCCTGGGTCCGCCCCTGGCAAT GCGATTGCTGGGGGCTCGGTGCTGACCTGGGCGTCGCCGGAGAAAAGATTGATTGCTGGGGGCTCGGTGCTGACCTGGGCGTCGCCGGAGAAAATATTGATTGCTGGGGGCTCGGTGCTGACCTGGGCGTCACCGGAGAAAAGATTGCTGCTGGTGTTCATGAGAAAAAGGGGCTGTGATTACAAGATGAAAGGAAATCTCCATATGCTAGCGAGGGACGTGGGTAACAGACGCACGACCCACACTGGCCAGGCGAGAGACCAAGTCATGTACGGCTTGGAGGTGTCTTCCAACAAGCAGTATTTTCCTTTCTTACTTTTGTCGTTCTGTTTTCTATATCTGAACCTCTGA